A portion of the Manihot esculenta cultivar AM560-2 chromosome 2, M.esculenta_v8, whole genome shotgun sequence genome contains these proteins:
- the LOC110609300 gene encoding vacuolar protein sorting-associated protein 35A isoform X1, which yields MIADGVEDEEKWLAAGIAGLQQNAFYMHRALDSNNLRDALKYSAQMLSELRTSKLSPHKYYELYMRAFDELRKLEMFFKEETRRGCSIIDLYELVLHAGNILPRLYLLCTVGSVYIKSKEAPAKDVLKDLVEMCRGIQHPVRGLFLRSYLSQVSRDKLPDIGSEYEGDADTVMDAVEFVLQNFTEMNKLWVRMQHQGPAREKEKREKGRNELRDLVGKNLHVLSQIEGVDLDMYKDTVLPRVLEQVVNCKDELAQFYLMDCIIQVFPDEYHLQTLEVLLSACPQLQPSVDIKTVLSRLMERLSNYAASSAEVLPEFLQVEAFSKLNNAIGKVIEAQVDMPIFGAVALYSSLLTFTLHVHPDRLDYADQVLGACVKKLSSKGKLEDSRATKQIVALLSAPLEKYNDVVTALKLSNYPRVMEYLDNETNKIMATVIIQSIIKNKTHISTSDKVEALFELIRGLIKDLDGNHEEVDEDDFKEEQYSVARLIQMLHNDDPEEMYKIICTVRRHVMTGGPKRLPSTVPPLVFSSLKLIRRLQGQDEGQDENPFGDESLTTPKKIFQLLNQTIEVLSTVPAPELAFRLYLQCAEAANDSDLEPVAYEFFTQAYILYEEEISDSKAQVTALHLIIGTLQRMHVFGVENRDTLTHKATGYSAKLLKKPDQCRAVYGCAHLFWVDDQDNMKDGERVLICLKRALRIANAAQQMSNVTRGSTGSITLFVEILNKYLYFFEKGNPQVTAASVQSLIELITTEMQSDSSTPDPAADAFFASTLRYIQFQKQKGGAIGERYEAIKV from the exons ATGATTGCGGACGGAGTGGAAGACGAAGAGAAGTGGCTAGCGGCGGGTATTGCCGGCCTTCAACAGAATGCGTTCTATATGCATCGAGCTCTG GACTCGAACAATCTCAGAGACGCTTTGAAGTATTCAGCACAAATGCTCTCGGAACTGCGGACTTCGAAGTTATCCCCTCACAAGTACTATGAACTCT ACATGCGAGCATTTGATGAATTAAGGAAGCTGGAGATGTTCTTCAAGGAAGAGACACGGCGTGGTTGCTCCATTATTGATCTGTATGAACTTGTGCTGCATGCTGGCAACATATTGCCTAGATT ATATCTCCTCTGTACTGTAGGGTCTGTATACATAAAATCTAAAGAAGCTCCTGCAAAGGACGTCCTTAAGGATCTTGTGGAAATGTGTCGTGGCATTCAGCATCCTGTACGTGGTCTCTTCTTAAGGAGTTACCTTTCTCAAGTCAGCAGGGATAAACTACCTGACATTGGTTCTGAGTATGAAGG CGATGCTGACACAGTCATGGATGCTGTGGAGTTTGTGCTGCAAAATTTCACTGAGATGAACAAACTGTGGGTGCGGATGCAACATCAG GGACCTGCCCGGGAAAAGGAGAAGCGGGAGAAAGGAAGGAACGAGCTACGTGATCTT GTTGGGAAGAATCTGCATGTCCTCAGTCAGATAGAAGGTGTTGACCTTGATATGTACAAAGATACTGTACTTCCAAGAGTCCTTGAACAG GTTGTCAACTGTAAAGATGAACTTGCTCAATTCTATTTGATGGACTGCATTATTCAAGTCTTTCCAGATGAGTATCACTTGCAAACTCTTGAAGTCTTGTTGAGCGCCTGCCCCCAGCTTCAG CCATCTGTTGACATCAAGACAGTGCTTTCTAGACTGATGGAGAGGCTCTCGAATTATGCAGCTTCAAGTGCAGAAGTCTTACCCGAGTTCTTGCAAGTAGAAGCTTTTTCCAAATTGAACAATGCAATAGGGAAG GTCATAGAAGCACAGGTTGATATGCCTATTTTCGGAGCTGTGGCCTTATATTCATCTCTGCTTACATTCACACTCCATGTCCATCCTGATCGGCTGGATTATGCAGATCAAGTGCTG GGAGCATGTGTTAAGAAATtatcaagcaaaggaaagcttgAGGACAGCAGAGCCACAAAACAAATTGTGGCACTTTTAAGTGCTCCTTTAGAGAAGTATAATGATGTTGTCACTGCCTTGAAGCTTTCGAACTACCCTCGAGTCATGGAATACCTTGACAATGAGACAAATAAAATCATGGCAACCGTCATAATCCAAAgtataataaaaaacaaaacacaTATTTCTACATCAGACAAG GTTGAGGCATTATTTGAATTAATCAGAGGGCTTATCAAGGATTTGGATGGAAATCATGAAGAG GTTGATGAAGATGATTTCAAAGAGGAGCAGTATTCTGTTGCACGTCTTATTCAGATGCTGCATAATGATGATCCAGAGGAAATGTACAAG ATCATATGTACAGTAAGAAGGCATGTCATGACTGGGGGACCTAAGCGTCTGCCCTCCACAGTTCCTCCTCTTGTCTTTTCTTCTCTTAAG TTGATTAGGCGACTGCAAGGCCAAGATGAAGGCCAAGATGAAAATCCTTTTGGGGACGAGTCATTGACTACACCAAAGAAAATTTTTCAGCTTCTGAATCag ACAATTGAGGTGCTGTCAACTGTCCCAGCACCTGAACTAGCATTTCGGTTGTACTTACAATGTGCAGAG GCTGCCAATGACTCTGATTTAGAACCTGTTGCATATGAATTTTTCACCCAAGCATATATTCTGTATGAAGAGGAAATCTCT GATTCTAAAGCACAGGTGACTGCGCTGCATTTAATAATAGGGACTTTACAGAGGATGCATGTCTTTGGTGTTGAGAATAGAGATACATTGACACACAAAGCGACAGGG TATTCTGCTAAGCTTTTAAAGAAGCCTGACCAGTGCAGAGCTGTTTATGGGTGTGCCCATCTCTTTTGGGTTGATGATCAAGATAACATGAAAGATGGGGAGAG GGTTCTAATTTGCCTAAAACGTGCTCTAAGAATTGCAAATGCTGCTCAACAAATGTCCAATGTGACGCGAGGTAGCACTGGATCAATCACCCTCTTTGTTGAGATTCTGAAcaa GTATCTATATTTTTTCGAGAAGGGGAACCCGCAGGTTACTGCTGCTTCTGTCCAGAGCCTGATTGAATTGATTACCACTGAGATGCAAAGTGACTCTAGTACACCAGACCCTGCTGCGGATGCTTTCTTTGCCAGCACACTGCGGTACATTCAGTTCCAGAAACAGAAAGGAGGAGCAATTGGTGAAAGGTACGAGGCCATCAAGGTGTGA
- the LOC110609300 gene encoding vacuolar protein sorting-associated protein 35A isoform X2, with the protein MIADGVEDEEKWLAAGIAGLQQNAFYMHRALDSNNLRDALKYSAQMLSELRTSKLSPHKYYELYMRAFDELRKLEMFFKEETRRGCSIIDLYELVLHAGNILPRLYLLCTVGSVYIKSKEAPAKDVLKDLVEMCRGIQHPVRGLFLRSYLSQVSRDKLPDIGSEYEGDADTVMDAVEFVLQNFTEMNKLWVRMQHQGPAREKEKREKGRNELRDLVGKNLHVLSQIEGVDLDMYKDTVLPRVLEQVVNCKDELAQFYLMDCIIQVFPDEYHLQTLEVLLSACPQLQPSVDIKTVLSRLMERLSNYAASSAEVLPEFLQVEAFSKLNNAIGKVIEAQVDMPIFGAVALYSSLLTFTLHVHPDRLDYADQVLGACVKKLSSKGKLEDSRATKQIVALLSAPLEKYNDVVTALKLSNYPRVMEYLDNETNKIMATVIIQSIIKNKTHISTSDKVEALFELIRGLIKDLDGNHEEVDEDDFKEEQYSVARLIQMLHNDDPEEMYKIICTVRRHVMTGGPKRLPSTVPPLVFSSLKLIRRLQGQDEGQDENPFGDESLTTPKKIFQLLNQTIEVLSTVPAPELAFRLYLQCAEAANDSDLEPVAYEFFTQAYILYEEEISDSKAQVTALHLIIGTLQRMHVFGVENRDTLTHKATGGSNLPKTCSKNCKCCSTNVQCDAR; encoded by the exons ATGATTGCGGACGGAGTGGAAGACGAAGAGAAGTGGCTAGCGGCGGGTATTGCCGGCCTTCAACAGAATGCGTTCTATATGCATCGAGCTCTG GACTCGAACAATCTCAGAGACGCTTTGAAGTATTCAGCACAAATGCTCTCGGAACTGCGGACTTCGAAGTTATCCCCTCACAAGTACTATGAACTCT ACATGCGAGCATTTGATGAATTAAGGAAGCTGGAGATGTTCTTCAAGGAAGAGACACGGCGTGGTTGCTCCATTATTGATCTGTATGAACTTGTGCTGCATGCTGGCAACATATTGCCTAGATT ATATCTCCTCTGTACTGTAGGGTCTGTATACATAAAATCTAAAGAAGCTCCTGCAAAGGACGTCCTTAAGGATCTTGTGGAAATGTGTCGTGGCATTCAGCATCCTGTACGTGGTCTCTTCTTAAGGAGTTACCTTTCTCAAGTCAGCAGGGATAAACTACCTGACATTGGTTCTGAGTATGAAGG CGATGCTGACACAGTCATGGATGCTGTGGAGTTTGTGCTGCAAAATTTCACTGAGATGAACAAACTGTGGGTGCGGATGCAACATCAG GGACCTGCCCGGGAAAAGGAGAAGCGGGAGAAAGGAAGGAACGAGCTACGTGATCTT GTTGGGAAGAATCTGCATGTCCTCAGTCAGATAGAAGGTGTTGACCTTGATATGTACAAAGATACTGTACTTCCAAGAGTCCTTGAACAG GTTGTCAACTGTAAAGATGAACTTGCTCAATTCTATTTGATGGACTGCATTATTCAAGTCTTTCCAGATGAGTATCACTTGCAAACTCTTGAAGTCTTGTTGAGCGCCTGCCCCCAGCTTCAG CCATCTGTTGACATCAAGACAGTGCTTTCTAGACTGATGGAGAGGCTCTCGAATTATGCAGCTTCAAGTGCAGAAGTCTTACCCGAGTTCTTGCAAGTAGAAGCTTTTTCCAAATTGAACAATGCAATAGGGAAG GTCATAGAAGCACAGGTTGATATGCCTATTTTCGGAGCTGTGGCCTTATATTCATCTCTGCTTACATTCACACTCCATGTCCATCCTGATCGGCTGGATTATGCAGATCAAGTGCTG GGAGCATGTGTTAAGAAATtatcaagcaaaggaaagcttgAGGACAGCAGAGCCACAAAACAAATTGTGGCACTTTTAAGTGCTCCTTTAGAGAAGTATAATGATGTTGTCACTGCCTTGAAGCTTTCGAACTACCCTCGAGTCATGGAATACCTTGACAATGAGACAAATAAAATCATGGCAACCGTCATAATCCAAAgtataataaaaaacaaaacacaTATTTCTACATCAGACAAG GTTGAGGCATTATTTGAATTAATCAGAGGGCTTATCAAGGATTTGGATGGAAATCATGAAGAG GTTGATGAAGATGATTTCAAAGAGGAGCAGTATTCTGTTGCACGTCTTATTCAGATGCTGCATAATGATGATCCAGAGGAAATGTACAAG ATCATATGTACAGTAAGAAGGCATGTCATGACTGGGGGACCTAAGCGTCTGCCCTCCACAGTTCCTCCTCTTGTCTTTTCTTCTCTTAAG TTGATTAGGCGACTGCAAGGCCAAGATGAAGGCCAAGATGAAAATCCTTTTGGGGACGAGTCATTGACTACACCAAAGAAAATTTTTCAGCTTCTGAATCag ACAATTGAGGTGCTGTCAACTGTCCCAGCACCTGAACTAGCATTTCGGTTGTACTTACAATGTGCAGAG GCTGCCAATGACTCTGATTTAGAACCTGTTGCATATGAATTTTTCACCCAAGCATATATTCTGTATGAAGAGGAAATCTCT GATTCTAAAGCACAGGTGACTGCGCTGCATTTAATAATAGGGACTTTACAGAGGATGCATGTCTTTGGTGTTGAGAATAGAGATACATTGACACACAAAGCGACAGGG GGTTCTAATTTGCCTAAAACGTGCTCTAAGAATTGCAAATGCTGCTCAACAAATGTCCAATGTGACGCGAGGTAG
- the LOC110608553 gene encoding uncharacterized protein LOC110608553 isoform X1, producing MSSSAIEPEAPDLVCQLDNVQGMVDAFSAVRWKRQQDAVVELSEHGIVLIVEEIGCLQAKVYLQKELFVQYQYNAQGRPRFGVSLGLFVDCLNTFSVPGHSTAIEIQYPGPDMQLLLKSVDSLDACIYAEIRTRIPDTFSWDYNFEPAGTTPLSFTVKSAALKEAIDDLEWPGSSIQIILKPVPPSVTFRGEGHGDLQIEFMYYVNTDLLIAFHCDHEVSYRYKYKFLRATTSNIPSSVIKDNRGSKLTIGRGGMLKVQHLVSVGRSSIAHPHVDAAGYQQPSRIAFIEFFVRPEEDESTINN from the exons ATGAGCTCATCAGCAATAGAGCCAGAGGCACCTGACCTGGTGTGCCAGCTTGACAATGTCCAAGGGATGGTTGATGCTTTCTCTGCAGTTCGATGGAAACGCCAACAG GATGCTGTGGTGGAATTATCAGAGCATGGCATTGTTTTGATAGTTGAGGAGATTGGTTGTCTTCAAGCTAAAGTTTATCTCCAAAAGGAG CTTTTTGTCCAATACCAATATAATGCTCAAGGGCGGCCTAGATTTGGAGTGAGCTTAGGGCTTTTTGTTGATTGCTTGAACACATTTTCAGTTCCTGGACATTCAACTGCAATTGAAATTCAATATCCTGGACCGGACATGCAGCTTCTTCTCAA GTCTGTTGATTCACTTGATGCCTGTATTTATGCGGAAATCAGGACAAGAATTCCAGATACATTTTCATGGGACTACAACTTTGAACCTGCGGGAACTACACCATTAAGTTTTACTGTTAAG TCTGCAGCATTGAAGGAAGCTATTGATGATCTTGAATGGCCAGGATCCAGCATCCAGATTATTCTAAAACCAGTACCCCCGTCTGTAACCTTCAGAGGTGAAGGCCATGGAGACTTGCAG ATAGAGTTCATGTATTACGTAAATACCGATCTGTTAATTGCATTTCATTGTGACCATGAAGTCTCTTACAG GTATAAATACAAGTTCCTTCGAGCAACAACGTCTAATATACCCAGCAGTGTTATTAAAGACAACAGAGGAAGCAAACTGACCATTGGGAGAGGTGGAATGTTGAAAGTTCAGCATCTGGTTTCAGTTGGAAGATCATCTATTGCACATCCCCATGTGGATGCTGCTGGCTATCAACAACCTAGCCGAATAGCTTTTATTGAGTTCTTTGTGAGGCCTGAGGAAGATGAAAGCACCATAAATAATTAA
- the LOC110608553 gene encoding uncharacterized protein LOC110608553 isoform X2, giving the protein MSSSAIEPEAPDLVCQLDNVQGMVDAFSAVRWKRQQLFVQYQYNAQGRPRFGVSLGLFVDCLNTFSVPGHSTAIEIQYPGPDMQLLLKSVDSLDACIYAEIRTRIPDTFSWDYNFEPAGTTPLSFTVKSAALKEAIDDLEWPGSSIQIILKPVPPSVTFRGEGHGDLQIEFMYYVNTDLLIAFHCDHEVSYRYKYKFLRATTSNIPSSVIKDNRGSKLTIGRGGMLKVQHLVSVGRSSIAHPHVDAAGYQQPSRIAFIEFFVRPEEDESTINN; this is encoded by the exons ATGAGCTCATCAGCAATAGAGCCAGAGGCACCTGACCTGGTGTGCCAGCTTGACAATGTCCAAGGGATGGTTGATGCTTTCTCTGCAGTTCGATGGAAACGCCAACAG CTTTTTGTCCAATACCAATATAATGCTCAAGGGCGGCCTAGATTTGGAGTGAGCTTAGGGCTTTTTGTTGATTGCTTGAACACATTTTCAGTTCCTGGACATTCAACTGCAATTGAAATTCAATATCCTGGACCGGACATGCAGCTTCTTCTCAA GTCTGTTGATTCACTTGATGCCTGTATTTATGCGGAAATCAGGACAAGAATTCCAGATACATTTTCATGGGACTACAACTTTGAACCTGCGGGAACTACACCATTAAGTTTTACTGTTAAG TCTGCAGCATTGAAGGAAGCTATTGATGATCTTGAATGGCCAGGATCCAGCATCCAGATTATTCTAAAACCAGTACCCCCGTCTGTAACCTTCAGAGGTGAAGGCCATGGAGACTTGCAG ATAGAGTTCATGTATTACGTAAATACCGATCTGTTAATTGCATTTCATTGTGACCATGAAGTCTCTTACAG GTATAAATACAAGTTCCTTCGAGCAACAACGTCTAATATACCCAGCAGTGTTATTAAAGACAACAGAGGAAGCAAACTGACCATTGGGAGAGGTGGAATGTTGAAAGTTCAGCATCTGGTTTCAGTTGGAAGATCATCTATTGCACATCCCCATGTGGATGCTGCTGGCTATCAACAACCTAGCCGAATAGCTTTTATTGAGTTCTTTGTGAGGCCTGAGGAAGATGAAAGCACCATAAATAATTAA
- the LOC110608553 gene encoding uncharacterized protein LOC110608553 isoform X3, which translates to MQLLLKSVDSLDACIYAEIRTRIPDTFSWDYNFEPAGTTPLSFTVKSAALKEAIDDLEWPGSSIQIILKPVPPSVTFRGEGHGDLQIEFMYYVNTDLLIAFHCDHEVSYRYKYKFLRATTSNIPSSVIKDNRGSKLTIGRGGMLKVQHLVSVGRSSIAHPHVDAAGYQQPSRIAFIEFFVRPEEDESTINN; encoded by the exons ATGCAGCTTCTTCTCAA GTCTGTTGATTCACTTGATGCCTGTATTTATGCGGAAATCAGGACAAGAATTCCAGATACATTTTCATGGGACTACAACTTTGAACCTGCGGGAACTACACCATTAAGTTTTACTGTTAAG TCTGCAGCATTGAAGGAAGCTATTGATGATCTTGAATGGCCAGGATCCAGCATCCAGATTATTCTAAAACCAGTACCCCCGTCTGTAACCTTCAGAGGTGAAGGCCATGGAGACTTGCAG ATAGAGTTCATGTATTACGTAAATACCGATCTGTTAATTGCATTTCATTGTGACCATGAAGTCTCTTACAG GTATAAATACAAGTTCCTTCGAGCAACAACGTCTAATATACCCAGCAGTGTTATTAAAGACAACAGAGGAAGCAAACTGACCATTGGGAGAGGTGGAATGTTGAAAGTTCAGCATCTGGTTTCAGTTGGAAGATCATCTATTGCACATCCCCATGTGGATGCTGCTGGCTATCAACAACCTAGCCGAATAGCTTTTATTGAGTTCTTTGTGAGGCCTGAGGAAGATGAAAGCACCATAAATAATTAA